Proteins encoded together in one Bactrocera neohumeralis isolate Rockhampton chromosome 4, APGP_CSIRO_Bneo_wtdbg2-racon-allhic-juicebox.fasta_v2, whole genome shotgun sequence window:
- the LOC126754630 gene encoding putative nuclease HARBI1, with translation MILCDYKMSIRYVDARHAGANHDSFVFNVSDLKVHLQNNIQNNTWILGDAGYPLHKFLMTPYRLAEASSPQARYNTVHSKVRNIVERTIGVLKSRFRCLLSVRGLHYAPEKATQIVNVCCALHNICQHFQVESPEEIPSTSHTTMTNDILDIEREEEDTARIIRNNIMTFL, from the exons atgatt ctttgtGATTATAAAATGTCTATTCGGTATGTGGATGCTAGGCATGCAGGCGCAAATCAtgactcttttgttttcaatgttagCGATTTGAAAGTGCATTTACAGAACAACATACAGAATAACACTTGGATCTTGG GCGACGCTGGCTATCCtctgcacaaatttttaatgacgCCTTATCGCTTGGCGGAAGCTTCTTCACCCCAAGCACGCTACAATACAGTACACTCAAAGGTCCGTAATATTGTAGAGCGGACAATTGGTGTACTCAAGAGTAGATTTCGATGTCTTTTATCTGTACGAGGTTTACATTACGCTCCCGAAAAGGCTACGCAAATTGTGAATGTTTGTTGCgcattgcacaatatttgccaACACTTTCAAGTGGAATCTCCGGAAGAAATACCATCTACTTCACATACTACAATGACCAATGATATTTTGGACATAGAAAGAGAAGAAGAGGATACGGCTCGAATAATTCGCAATAATATTATGACTTTcctctaa